One Ricinus communis isolate WT05 ecotype wild-type chromosome 2, ASM1957865v1, whole genome shotgun sequence DNA segment encodes these proteins:
- the LOC8288063 gene encoding E3 ubiquitin-protein ligase WAV3 — protein MGTGWRRAFCTSIPRDSDTTSSISEKQTSPSPSPSPRSCAKLGFLSGGSNPTTPRLHSQHPVSSPSLRCRTSNNTTAVDHQPLSSNESPVLHCRTTPRAAKSSNPSSPRSPLKLSLFKNSFKFRSSCGICLNSVKTGQGTAIYTAECAHAFHFPCIASHVRKHGSLVCPVCNATWKDVPLLAIHKNLHSPVQNDDAAAVNNANAAAAINYKQPKVEEKKVVVVESSPRLQQPTTPKISDSRSYDDDEPLLSPTAGARFIPIPEADNENVEEEDDDDVEEFQGFFVNPTPSSSLKSDDTVSRNVQVRLLPEAAVVSAGRGYETYAVALRIKAPPPPPQHSPRSSSTTSSLLDSAHRAPIDLVTVLDVSGSMTGAKLQMLKRAMRLVISSLGSADRLSIVAFSSVPKRLLPLRRMTAHGQRAARRIIDRLVCGQGTSVGDALRKATKVLEDRRERNPVASIMLLSDGQDERVQTSSVNQRHTSGHINSTRFAHIEIPVHSFGFGQSGGYSHEPAEDAFAKCVGGLLSVVVQDLRIQLGFASGSAPAEILAVYTYNSRPTVLSSGSIRLGDLYAEEERELLVELRVPSSAAGSHHVMSVRCLYKDPATQEVVYGRDQALLVPRPHAVRSSAPKIERLRNLFITTRAIAESRRLVEHNDFTSAHHLLASSRALLLQSDSISADEYVRGLESELAELHWRKQHQSEMLQQQQMMIQRRRGSERETMVVIDENGEPLTPSSAWRAAEKLAKVAIMKKSLNKVSDLHGFENARF, from the exons ATGGGTACAGGCTGGAGAAGAGCGTTTTGCACCAGTATTCCTAGAGATTCAGATACAACCTCGTCAATTTCAGAGAAGCAAACAAGTCCTAGTCCTAGTCCAAGCCCAAGAAGCTGCGCTAAGTTAGGGTTTCTCTCCGGCGGAAGCAACCCCACCACACCTCGCCTACACTCTCAACATCCAGTCTCTAGCCCAAGCTTGCGTTGCCGAACTTCGAACAATACCACTGCTGTTGATCATCAGCCACTTTCCAGCAATGAAAGTCCAGTTCTCCATTGCAGAACCACCCCCAGAGCTGCTAAGAGTTCGAACCCATCATCTCCTCGATCTCCTCTCAAGCTTTCTCTCTTCAAGAACAGCTTCAAGTTCAGG AGTAGCTGCGGAATCTGTTTGAACAGTGTGAAAACAGGTCAAGGCACGGCAATATACACAGCAGAATGTGCGCACGCTTTTCACTTCCCCTGCATAGCATCTCATGTTCGTAAACATGGCAGTCTCGTCTGCCCCGTCTGTAACGCTACTTGGAAAGATGTTCCTTTACTTGCCATCCATAAGAATCTCCACAGCCCTGTGCAAAACGACGACGCAGCAGCAGTTAATAATGCAAATGCTGCTGCAGCCATCAACTATAAACAACCAAaagtagaagaaaagaaagttgtCGTGGTAGAATCTTCACCTAGACTTCAACAACCAACAACTCCAAAAATCTCTGATTCAAGATCCTACGATGATGATGAGCCATTGCTATCTCCAACTGCTGGTGCCAGATTCATTCCTATTCCTGAAGCTGATAATGAGAATGTCGAAGAGGAAGATGATGACGATGTTGAGGAATTTCAGGGATTCTTCGTTAATCCAACGCCCTCTTCTTCTCTCAAATCTGATGATACTGTTTCAAGAAATGTTCAGGTTCGACTATTGCCTGAAGCTGCTGTTGTCTCCGCAGGACGTGGCTACGAAACTTATGCTGTGGCATTAAGAATTAAAGCTCCACCACCGCCGCCACAACATTCACCACGCAGCAGTTCTACTACGTCCTCGCTTTTGGATTCTGCTCATCGAGCGCCAATTGATTTGGTGACAGTGCTTGATGTCAGTGGAAGTATGACCGGAGCTAAACTGCAAATGCTCAAACGCGCCATGCGTTTAGTTATTTCATCACTCGGCTCGGCTGATCGTCTCTCAATTGTGGCTTTCTCTTCAGTACCTAAGCGGTTATTACCTTTAAGAAGAATGACGGCTCACGGTCAGCGTGCGGCTCGTCGAATTATTGACCGGCTCGTCTGTGGTCAAGGTACTAGTGTTGGTGATGCCTTAAGGAAAGCTACTAAGGTGCTTGAAGACAGACGGGAAAGAAATCCCGTTGCCAGTATCATGTTATTATCAGACGGTCAAGATGAACGCGTTCAAACCAGTTCTGTTAATCAACGGCACACTTCTGGGCACATCAACTCAACCCGATTCGCACATATTGAGATCCCGGTTCATTCTTTTGGGTTTGGACAGAGTGGCGGCTACAGCCACGAGCCAGCTGAGGACGCTTTTGCTAAATGTGTTGGCGGATTACTGAGTGTGGTTGTACAAGACTTGAGAATCCAGCTCGGTTTCGCTTCCGGCTCAGCTCCAGCTGAGATATTAGCAGTCTACACATACAATTCTAGGCCTACCGTGCTTAGCTCCGGGTCGATTCGGCTTGGTGATTTGTACGCGGAGGAAGAGAGGGAATTACTGGTGGAGCTAAGGGTCCCGTCATCGGCAGCTGGGTCCCACCATGTGATGTCTGTTCGCTGCCTTTACAAAGACCCCGCCACTCAAGAAGTTGTATACGGCCGTGACCAGGCCCTACTAGTACCACGTCCTCACGCTGTTAGATCATCAGCTCCTAAGATCGAACGGCTGAGGAATCTATTCATCACTACTCGAGCCATAGCCGAATCAAGACGGCTCGTGGAGCATAATGACTTCACAAGCGCTCACCACTTGCTGGCTTCGTCTCGGGCTTTGCTATTACAATCCGACTCAATCTCCGCTGATGAGTATGTTAGAGGTTTGGAGAGTGAGCTGGCAGAGTTACATTGGAGGAAACAGCATCAGAGCGAAATGTTGCAGCAACAGCAGATGATGATCCAACGGCGGAGAGGGAGTGAGAGGGAAACAATGGTTGTGATTGACGAGAACGGGGAGCCTCTTACACCGAGTTCGGCGTGGAGAGCAGCTGAGAAGCTGGCTAAGGTAGCCATAATGAAGAAGTCTTTGAATAAAGTCAGCGATTTGCACGGTTTCGAAAATGctagattttaa
- the LOC8288065 gene encoding glutamyl-tRNA reductase 1, chloroplastic, with the protein MAVSSGFATTLSGAKMEALLLNSSASSSSSGCSSSFRTHLVSVPKIRVFCKPSRNNTNDNGKYRRVLAQRAGVRCEVVASTDSAVETDSNIDPAKVSSLSALEQLKTSAADRYTKERASIVVIGLSVHTAPVEMREKLAIPEAEWPRAIGELCSLNHIEEAAVLSTCNRMEIYVVALSQHRGVKEVTEWMSKTSGIPVSEICEHQFLLYNNDATQHLFEVSAGLDSLVLGEGQILAQVKQVVKVGQGVVGFGRNISGLFKHAISVGKRVRTETNIAAGAVSVSSAAVELALMKLPESSHATARMLVIGAGKMGKLVIKHLVAKGCTKMVVVNRSEERVAAIREEIKDVEIIYKPLDEMLTCAAEADVVFTSTASETPLFLKENVKDLPSVSSEVGSLRLFVDISVPRNVGSCVNDVEKARVYNVDDLKEVVAANKEDRLRKAMEAQAIITEESKQFEAWRDSLETVPTIKKLRAYAERIRVAELDKCLSKMGEDIPKKTRRAVDDLSRGIVNKLLHGPMQHLRCDGSDSRTLSETLENMHALNRMFSLETEVAVLEQKLRAKTSQK; encoded by the exons ATGGCTGTTTCGAGCGGTTTTGCTACCACTTTATCTGGTGCAAAGATGGAGGCTTTATTGCTGAATTCTTCagcttcttcatcatcatctgggtgttcttcttcttttagaaCCCATTTGGTTTCGGTTCCAAAGATTCGAGTCTTTTGTAAGCCGTCTCGAAATAATACTAATGATAATGGTAAGTATAGACGGGTTTTAGCACAGAGAGCAGGTGTGAGATGTGAGGTTGTTGCTTCAACGGATTCTGCAGTTGAAACTGACTCTAACATTGATCCGGCTAAGGTTTCTAGCTTGTCTGCTCTGGAGCAGCTCAAAACCTCTGCTGCTGATA GGTATACAAAAGAAAGGGCTAGCATTGTGGTTATTGGGCTTAGTGTTCACACTGCGCCTGTTGAAATGCGTGAAAAACTTGCCATTCCGGAAGCTGAATGGCCTCGAGCTATTGGGGAGCTCTGCAGTTTAAATCATATAGAAGAGGCTGCAGTTCTTAGTACCTGCAATAGAATGGAGATATATGTTGTGGCTCTATCTCAGCATCGTGGGGTCAAAGAAGTTACTGAATGGATGTCAAAG ACAAGTGGAATCCCTGTTTCAGAAATTTGTGAGCACCAGTTCTTGCTGTACAACAATGATGCTACACAGCATCTCTTTGAAGTATCTGCAGGTCTTGATTCTCTTGTTTTGGGAGAAGGTCAAATTCTCGCTCAGGTTAAACAAGTTGTAAAAGTTGGCCAGGGAGTTGTTGGCTTTGGAAGGAACATTAGTGGCCTGTTTAAACATGCAATATCTGTTGGGAAACGAGTTAGGACTGAGACAAATATTGCTGCTGGGGCTGTTTCCGTAAGCTCTGCTGCTGTTGAACTTGCTTTGATGAAGCTTCCTGAGTCTTCACATGCAACTGCCAGAATGTTAGTTATTGGAGCTGGCAAGATGGGGAAACTTGTGATTAAACACTTGGTGGCAAAGGGTTGCACTAAGATGGTGGTTGTGAACAGATCCGAGGAGAGAGTAGCAGCTATAAGAGAGGAGATTAAGGATGTTGAGATTATTTACAAACCCCTGGATGAGATGCTAACCTGTGCTGCTGAAGCTGATGTGGTCTTCACTAGCACAGCATCAGAAACCCCactatttttgaaagaaaatgttaAGGATCTTCCCTCTGTTAGTTCAGAGGTTGGGAGTTTGAGGTTATTTGTAGATATCTCAGTTCCAAGGAATGTGGGCTCCTGTGTTAATGATGTTGAAAAAGCCCGAGTTTACAATGTGGATGATCTCAAAGAGGTTGTGGCTGCTAATAAAGAAGATCGACTCCGAAAAGCAATGGAAGCTCAGGCAATTATTACTGAGGAATCAAAACAATTTGAAGCTTGGAGGGATTCACTGGAGACCGTTCCTACCATCAAGAAATTGAGAGCTTATGCTGAGAGAATCAGAGTTGCAGAGCTAGACAAATGCCTATCAAAAATGGGTGAGGATATCCCAAAGAAAACAAGGAGAGCTGTGGATGATCTTAGCCGTGGTATAGTTAACAAACTCCTTCACGGGCCAATGCAGCACCTTAGATGTGATGGGAGTGACAGCCGAACCCTAAGCGAGACCCTTGAGAATATGCATGCTCTTAACAGAATGTTCAGCCTGGAGACGGAAGTAGCTGTATTGGAACAAAAGCTTCGAGCCAAAACCAGCCAGAAGTAA